The genomic window TTCCTCACTATTACGTGTAATCCAAATTGACCTGAATTTTAGCAATTCACAGAGCGAGAGCAAAATTCCCATCGCTGATCGTCCTGATATCTCTTGTCGTGTGTTTCATGCCAAGTTGAAGTTCCTGCTTAGCGATATCAAGGAAGGTGTGCTTTTTGGTCCACTTAATGCAGGTATATTCTTTTCTCGCTTAGCATTTCAATTTCTGTCTGTCGTCTTCGGACATGTAGTTATCTAGCTTCTTTAggatgtttttgtattttttaagtaTGTATACTATTGAGTTCCAAAAAAGAGGTTTACCGCATGCACACATGTTACTTTGGCTTAACGGGGAAAGCAACTTACAAAGTGTTGAAATTGTTGATGAATTCATCTGTGCCGAGCTACCCAATCCCCAGAAATTTCCATCTCTTTATAATGTCGTCACCAAGTACATGATCCATGGTCCCTGCGGTCAACTTAGACGGAGTTCTCCTTGCATGAAAGATGGTAAGTGCTCAAAATTTTATCCGAAAAGATTCATTGACCAAACGAGCTTTGATGAAGATGGATATCCAATATATAGACGTCGTAATATAGGTGTGACAGTGAAGATCAATGATGTTGATATTGATAACAGATTTGTTGTGACCTATAATCCACTGCTGTTAATGAAATATCAAGCTCACATAAATCTTGAGTTCTGTAACAAGTCAAACGTCATTAAGTATCTTTTTAAGTATGTCAATAAGGGTCCGGATCAGGTGACTGCAATTGTTGGAGAAACATATGATGTTGGTGAATCTTCTCATGTGGTTGATGAGATCAAACAGTATTACGATTGTCCTTATTTATCACCGTCTGAATCCATATGGAGAATTTTTGCTTATGATATTCACCATAGATGGCCATCGGTACAGAGGTTGACTTTTCACTTGCCGAACCATCAACATGTTGTATTCGATGATGCTGATATCACTACTCATGTTTATTTGCGCAACAAAGATTTGCTGACAATGTTTACGAGTTGGATGATGGCCAACAGGCGGTTCCCGGAGGGGCGGTCTTTAACATATGTTGAATATCCAGGCAAATTTGTTTATTGTTTGAATAGCAGGGAGTGGAAGCCAAGACAGAGGGGATTCTCAATTGGAAGATTGATTTTCGCTCATCCCTCATCTGGTGAACTTTTCTACATGCGGATGCTTTTGAATGTGCAGAGAGGTTGTAACAGTTTTCGAAGTATAAAAACCGTGAATGGTgttactgataaacccatatttcatgagttcttttgtgcttaatttgagtgatttatacaatctttcacctacttattcacattaattgcatggttttactttcccttccttattacgtgatgtatgtgaaaaacatgtttcctaagctttaaaattaattattttaattacctttatttccattcgatgctatgattagtgtgttgagtagtttcagattttctaaggcagaatgacttaaaggatggaaaaggaaacatacaaaatggaaggagaaggaaaaacggagctttaaggaaactggtatccacgcgaccgcatggacgacgcgatcgcatgccagaagcgaagatgcagcgacgcagccgcatgactgacgcgaccgcgtgccttaagcagaacgcacatgacgcggtcacatgactgacgcgaccgcataagcgacgcgatcgcgtgacagaggccacgcaccagaaattacagaaaacgcttaTAGCGagttctgaagccctttttggcccaaatccaagtccagaaggcatagaccagaggttatgaagtgagggaacgcatccattcagagagagctcgcatattttatttttcaatgatttaggttttagttgagagggagatcttctcctagattcaactttcattatagttgagagagataactaagttggacctctaatttctcttaccttgccaaaagtttgctttatagtatttatttattttaattgccatttactttacttgtcattcaaatcacttgcttctcaccttttaAACCCCGCTTACAACCttaatagccaataataagaacatacttcctcgcagttccttgagaagacgacccgaggtttgaatactcagttaacaattttgataaggggtttgttacttgtgaccaccacactcacaagcttctcttcaccattcgccaccatatgatccttccctaCCCCGCTACCAATCCAAccgctcccaatcaccaccactttcctttgtatcatgtccaagtccagcaacccaagaagcagaGGCTCGCCTAAAGGAAACGGTAagtaaacttcaaacaaccattcgacaactggagcaagtagcaattcaatgggtttctaggcgatCAACTACACAAGGATCACCCATAattccatgtggacagcccaatgaagagcagagcatgaaggaaataccagaaactccagtgaacaagacagagaatgaatttgtactagaacaattagaagaagctgtcgttgttcaagaagaagagttggttgaagacctaggagatgctgaacttccatgggaatccagaattgaggaaaactccatccaggatgctacagttgatgctaaggaggatactgtacaatctccaaggcaagtcgtttatgagaaatcagacggaataatcccagaagcaaattcccttgatgatgatagtcacaagtctagctctcttggtgatgaacttgcatccgcaagtgaattctctgagatcgaagaatctttcccaagtgaatatgaagatgatgcggaggtagatttctctcaacctccaatctatgactcaagtgatgaggaagacatagaagactttgaccaggacacagatacaattgaagatctttgcaaagaagtggaggaattcacagaagagcacaaggaaatggaacttgcagaaccaccaaaaacacctatcccaaggccattactacctaatacaagcttcaagtgggtacaatccttaacttataactttacttattcacttgaatacagtttgcttgaaacagatggccaacttagagctctctgcggctttaagagtaagagggaaatggctcatactcagagctggtgcacaaggttcaataaggttccacgcttcacctcgaagtacacggattggtatcatgctcaattgcatggatcacggagaatgtttggtcaccacggtgagattttactttttaaactgcccggatggagacatgtagatcaagacggaggcggatttaaaagcaaggcttggaatcctggagtttattctaacatttgtcaccccgggagcctaacaatatatttgaagctgttcagaagctttgcgtgcctagtttgggaccccggaggctattggcattccaaacactggtggagatttttggacgaatttaaacataaaccaccataacaggaaactcctccaatgtccaacttaaggactttaactaaaagtgctaggtgggagacaacccaccatggtatggtcgcttctttttcaatttatttccgcatgccccatgcgatcgcgtcacttgcacaataccaatcccacgcgaccgcgtgagcgacgcgatcgcgtcgcatggattacacatcaccccaaaaggagacagagagttgcgctgaaacggcgctggagtcgtgtgtttagcacaaattccagcgacgcgatcacgtgacccacgcgatcgcgtcacccctctcCCACCCGTCTCATGCGATCACgggccccacgcgatcgcgtcactcccatttttcaccccaaccacgcgaccgcgtaccccacgcggccgcgtggattcaaaaatataaccccccagccacgcgaaaccCCATCAGTCGCGACGTCcccctgatgcacggaaaacttgtctctcaacaaatttccttcggcaagtgtaccgaatttgtcgtcaagtaaaaacttgcaaatgatccaataaaatttgcaaaccggtactgtgagctgaagtacccggcttttgcaaactccaggaatctatacctagagcgaactctgaagattccagaagcactccagcggtacaccactgagcaaatcaagcaaaggggctggttctttctggagagaacactgacagaggtcaacgcatcttgggtccgagaattctactgcaactactacctcaccaccctagatgccgtaaacctgagaggaaaacaaattctggtcactgaggaggccttagaggacattctccagctcccagccaagtccgataagcctgatggttattcaaaggctgaagaggacatgcgccagatgcagtttgattgggatgctatgaaggcacggatagctctcgacccgactgttcctttggagatgggtcaggacaccaccatgcctagagggatcaagagagcgtacttaaatgatgaggctcggttatggcaccagatcttgagtaattatgtgatgccgagtactcacgagacggagatcccggctactatgatcaccctcctttggtgtgtgctggagggtaaggacctttatctgccacgtttcattcggcactatatggccagggtccacgtccgaggcaccctccctttttcgTATCTAGTTACaaagcttggccgtcgagctgacgtgccatgggaggttgccgatgagagaccacctgcggcggattgcaggaagatcattccgcacagctGGAACTTCGTAGCtttgggccacagaccaccacccttcactgcgactgatgagacagccccaccgtccgctggaccctcttccttcactgctgcaccacctacccctgctaccaccactgcaccttcacctgccacagagcccgtctatcatctggtgcaccgcttgtttcgacgacttaatcagatggagcgtcgcaacaagcaacgctatgagcacctaaagctgatgatacgatccggtgacatcccctccgagcctgacacaccatccgaggcatctgaggaggaggcggatgcgcccgaggcagagacccatccccagggagaggtAGTGTCGGCCGCATcacaggcagcggtcccacattagattgaggctgcggatcttgagatcccgatccagtcagccccGCCTCTACAACAGCCAGACTCCCAgcccaccaccactgagactctagctaccatccctaccattgatgacaccccttcacacccggcttgattgagcatcggggacgatgcttccttttaagtgtggggaggtcgccatctctggcgtttattttggtgaaccactacatcttttttcttttattttggatatttttctgtatttttatttttactgttattttctgagtacttatacattgcttttatgtatttttactctattttctgcattttgcatctttagttcatattttagccaatttagtttattttagttatttagtttagtttgcaattctgatttattagtggattaattagtatagtttaccctttttagcataagatagtatagtttaaattgaaaaatataaaaaggaagtaagctaggaaattgaacataacagatttaaatccataaaccttgtatatagcattacatgatgtagttaagctgacaatatttcatcaaggaggaacattaaaactttaaaagccaccctaaatattttttttatgagaataatgggaatgttcaactaaacctgcataacatatatgaatgatatatgatgcttgagttagagaacacacagcatgtgagtcttgagcttaattgtatggttgcattcaaaccataatttcatttctgtgtgtttcgcttctttttattctgatgttctttactttgccttaatctatatgtccaattatagaatatagaatgtagatacatatcaaaagaatgattgaggccatcgtttgattttagctcacttaccccaaaaatagcctaccttttacatcacccttgttagccccttgagccttttaaaacccttttattctatttagccacactactagccttaagcagaaaaacaaaataaaatcccaagttgaatccttggttagcttaagatagaaaattatgaatagattagaacatgggaaacttattgggaacatggatgatagaaacaaaagggtagaagagttaaaagaaataaaataaatttgggaagcatgctcatgagaaatcaaaatgattcaattaccatgttcacaaaaaaaagttatttttcagcatttaataaaaggggatacaaaagaaattccccaatgcaaaaaaaaaaaaaaaaacaatgcacatgggataaaaataaaaagtgaaacatgagcatgtaaacaataagtgggataatatgggaaaataggtaaagaagttttgttttgctaaatatgtatgttaggtgagatcttagtctaattaaggattcacttattagctcacttgatcctatacataaatccttacctttaccttgaccccattacaaccttaattgaagacctcatgactttttggtatgactgtactctataattgttgattagttagatgaagaacaaagctatagaaagtaagaataaaaagaaaagtagagtgaataaacccaataaacactgagtgactagagagtaaacagaaaatccagtgagggttcaataactcatcaacatatatctgtgcttaaatttactaattgttttgcaagtttttacaatgttttctttcccatctcatttgctaaaatgctttattatttaaaggttagctatatatatatatacatgactccttgagaatgtgaattaacttggctacatgtaagctttatatatgagtgaataaattagagttgcatgatgcatcattcatttaggtagttgcatttaaattaggttgcattgcatgacattccatcactttaaccttaattatctaccttggatttagcatgaggacatgctagtgtttaagtgtggggaggttgataaacccatatttcatgagttcttttgtgcttaatttgagggaCTTATACAATctttcacctacttattcacattaattgcatggttttactttcccttccttattacgttatgtatgtgaaaaacatgttttctaagctttaaaattaattattttaattacctttatttccattcgatgccgtgattagtgtgttgagtagtttcagattttctaaggcagaatgacttaaaggatggaaaaggaaacatacaaaatggaaggagaaggcaaaacggagctttaaggaaactggtatccacgcgaccgcatggacgacgcgatcgcatgccagaagcgaagatgcagcgacgcggccgcatgactgacgcgaccgcgcgccttaagcagaacgcacatgacacggtcgcatgactgacgcgaccgcgtggcaaggaattgcttcgaatgacgcgaccgcgtaagcgacgcgatcgcgtgacagaggccacgcaccagaaattgcagaaaacgctcatagcgagttctgaagccctttttggcccaaatccaagtccagaaggcatagaccagaggttatgaagtgagggaacgcatccattcagagagagctcgcatattttatttttcaatgatttaggttttagttgagagggagatcttctcctaccttgccaaaagtttgctttacagtatttatttattttaattgccatttactttacttgtcattcaaatcacttgcttctcaccttttaAACCCCGCTTACAACCttaatagccaataataagaacatacttcctcgcagttccttgagaagacgacctgaggtttgaatactcggttaacaattttaataaggggtttgttacttgtgacacccaacacgtttgtacgaagggatttttgtcggtttagagactatatctacaacgcgactatttttatgacattctttactggcaaaaatcctaacgtcagttaCTTATGATACATTTTAAGAGGCATGTTCCGCCATGTGATTCTTGATAGATGATAAGGAGTATGTTTCTGCTATTAAGGAAGTCGCTGAGTTAGCGTCAGCTGCACAGCTAAGGAGGCTTTTTGTGATGTTGTTGCTATCTGGTTCCATGGGAAGACATCTGTCAGTTTGGAAACAAACTTGGGCTTATTTGTCTGATGATATTCTTTATCGCAGAAGACATGAGTTGCAATATCCCGGTAAAAATTTTGTTCATGATGAATTTATTATATGACAGGCAAGCACAGACGCACGCACAGAGTATAGAAATGATATTATGGtgctaatatttattaattatcattAAACGTAGATCTAACGATGAGTCAGGACGAGTTGCAAATATTTTGTTTGTTGGAGATTGAGAAACTATTACAGAATAATGGAAAATCATTGAGAAATTATGCTGGCATGCCGGTTCCTAATAACTCTTTAGTCTCTCAATTTAGCAATTTGATGCTGTTGCGTGAGTTGCAGTATGATATTGTTTCTTTGACTCGTGAGCACGATGCAAATATCTTAAAGTTAAATGAAGAACAGAGAGTGATCTATGATAAAATTATTGATTGTGTTTCAAATAAGAGGCACGGGTTCTTTTTTGTGTACGGGTTTGGTGGCATTGGAAAAACTTTTTTATACAGAGTTTTGTCAGCTAGATTGCAATCTGAGAAAAAGATTGTTATAAATGTTGCTTCTAGTGGTATTGCTTCTCTGTTGTTACCCGGTGGTAAGACGGTGCATTCTATGTTCAATATTCCTGTTGAGCTTATTGAAGACACTGTTTGTCGGATTAAGAAAGATAGTCCAAAAGCTGAGGTATTCCGATTGACCGATTTGATTATTTGGGATGAGGCACCGATGACTAACAAATTAGCATTTGAAGCGCTCAATAGGACGTTGCATGATATAATGGTTTCGGTCTCTAATAGGAATAAAGATTTACCTTTTGGTGGGAAGGTGGTCGTTCTTGGTGGTGATTTCAGGCAGGTCTTGCCAGTTATTCCAAAAGGTTCTCGTGCTGAGATTGTGATGGCTTCCATAAATTCTTCTATCCTCTGGAAATACTGCGAAGTTTTGCGACTGACAAAAAATATGAGGTTAGCAAGTGGATTGGAACAATCAACTGCTCAGGAGTTAAGGTCGTTTTCAGATTGGATACTTCAAATTGGTGAAGGTCGATCTGGAACTATGGTCAATGATAAACTTTTTGTTGATATTCCTTCTGATCTAATCATTCCTGTTTTGGAAAATCCAGTGGAAGATATTGTAAATACAATCTATCCGAATTTGGTTCAGAATTTTCATGTTCTAAGTTTTTTCAGGATAGGGCAATATTGGCTCCAACTGTCGAGAATGTTGAAGAGATAAACAATTATATAGTTAACTTGTTGCCCGGTGAGGAGAGAAATTATCTCAGTGCTGATTCGATATGTGGTAGTGATGCCTATTctgatgttgatgttgattggATAAATGTTGAATTCTTGAATCAGATTAGGTGTTCTGGTCTACCTAATCATTCGTTGAAGTTTAAAATAGGCATGCCTATTATTTTGTTGAGGAATATTGATCCAGCTGGGGGTTTGTGTAATGGGACTCGACTTGTTGTGCGAGATCTAGGGACAAATATGATCGGTGCAGATATTGTTTCTGGTAGCAATGTTGGGGATAAAGTTTTTATCACCAGAATAAATTTGATTCCCAGTGATATGATTATACCGTTTAAATTCCAACGCTGTTAATTCCCAGTTTCTTTGTCGTTTGTGATGACAATCAACAAAAGCCAGGGTCAGACATTATCAACAGTCGGTTTGTTCTTGCGTCGTCCTGTGTTTTGTCACGGTCAACTTTATGTAGCTCTTTCCCGAGTTAGGAATAGAAATGGTCTTAAGATTTTACTTTGTGATGAAGGATTAGTTGATCCTACCAGCACTGAAAACGTTGTATTTAAGGAAGTTTTTGATAACATATAATGtagttttttgttatattttccaATCTATCtgtgtaatttatatttttgttttggtCTACGTTTTCTTTAGAGAGGGACATCTTCTTTGAGGTATGTCTAGAATCGTCTCAACCATTTTGTGTGCACTAAATGCACCATTTTTTATGAACCATTAGATTctattaaatgaaaattaaaggatGTTATGAAAGAAGAGTATTCATACACTTTATAAATATAGAAtatattagtatatatatacattaacacCATTTTAAtacataatattttaaaaatggcAAGTATAATCTTTTACTTTAAAATGAATATAAAACATATCaatacatataaaaatatttttcataaattaattattatactaTACTATT from Arachis ipaensis cultivar K30076 chromosome B09, Araip1.1, whole genome shotgun sequence includes these protein-coding regions:
- the LOC110266772 gene encoding uncharacterized protein LOC110266772; translation: MRRGDDEASSIRTRIILPSSFNGGRSYMFNRCQDAMSESKIPIADRPDISCRVFHAKLKFLLSDIKEGVLFGPLNAGVTVKINDVDIDNRFVVTYNPLLLMKYQAHINLEFCNKSNVIKYLFKYVNKGPDQVTAIVGETYDVGESSHVVDEIKQYYDCPYLSPSESIWRIFAYDIHHRWPSVQRLTFHLPNHQHVVFDDADITTHVYLRNKDLLTMFTSWMMANRRFPEGRSLTYVEYPGKFVYCLNSREWKPRQRGFSIGRLIFAHPSSGELFYMRMLLNVQRDDKEYVSAIKEVAELASAAQLRRLFVMLLLSGSMGRHLSVWKQTWAYLSDDILYRRRHELQYPDLTMSQDELQIFCLLEIEKLLQNNGKSLRNYAGMPVPNNSLVSQFSNLMLLRELQYDIVSLTREHDANILKLNEEQRVIYDKIIDCVSNKRHGFFFVYGFGGIGKTFLYRVLSARLQSEKKIVINVASSGIASLLLPGGKTVHSMFNIPVELIEDTVCRIKKDSPKAEVFRLTDLIIWDEAPMTNKLAFEALNRTLHDIMVSVSNRNKDLPFGGKVVVLGGDFRQVLPVIPKGSRAEIVMASINSSILWKYCEVLRLTKNMRLASGLEQSTAQELRSFSDWILQIGEGRSGTMVNDKLFVDIPSDLIIPVLENPVEDIDRAILAPTVENVEEINNYIVNLLPGEERNYLSADSICGSDAYSDVDVDWINVEFLNQIRCSGLPNHSLKFKIGMPIILLRNIDPAGGLCNGTRLVVRDLGTNMIGADIVSGSNVGDKVFITRINLIPSDMIIPFKFQRC